The genomic region GAATTAGTAAGCTCTGCTGCTTCCTGAGCAGAAGACAAACTTCTACTGTAATACCCTCTTACAGATATTTCGTTTTTTGCTAAATACTTCCCAAAGCTTTTAGCAACTTTACCTGCTCCGACAAACCCAATAACCATGAACGTTCTCCTTTTGCTTATATATTATTAAATGTCTAGTTGCTCCACTGGTCTAACCAATCAAAAGTGCAAAAAAAATTATACCCTTTCTGAGCATTACAGAAGAGGGCATGAGAATTTATATTTATGGTGACTTTGTCTCGGTCCTTCAAGGCTCAGAGCAATACCTATTAAGTTATAATTACATTTTCATAATAATGGTATAGTTCTACGATACTATCCAAAAACATATTAACACAAGTTTATTTTAAAAACAATAACCTTATAACTAAATTTTCATCAACATTTTTCCTCTTTTTTCTTCATTTTTTTCATTTAATATATAATTAAATATGAGCCCTTTTATATGAGCAACTCGAACTACTTCAAACAAAAAATATTTGCTTCTAGTATTAGTATCTGGTATTATAATCTTATAATATATCTTATTAAATCTAATATAAGGGGTGTAATTAAATGTCTAATATTCAAATTATTACCGACAGTACATCTTACATAAATAAGTCCTTTGTTGAGGATAAAGGTATTGTAGTGGTTCCTCTATCTGTGCATTTCGAAGGAGAAATTGAAACAGAAGGTTTTGTTGGAGAGTATGAAAGCTTCTTTAATAGATTAGCTAATGCAAAGGACTTTCCTACAACATCACAGCCTTCAATAGGTGCTTTTGTACAGGAATATGAAAAAGCAATTGAAGAAAATAAAGAGATTATTGTTATTACAATTTCATCTAAATTAAGCGGAACTTTTAATAGTGCTAATTCTGCTGCTAAAATAGTTGATGAAAGTAAAATTTCAGTTATTGATTCAGAATCAACTGCATCAAATCTTAAGGCCTTTGTTGAAATCGCATTAAACATGATACAAAAAGGCCATACTAGAGCTGAAATAGTAAGTAAAATAGAAGAACAAAAGAAAAAGTCCAGCATATGCCTTACGGTAGACACACTAGACTATCTACAAAAAGGTGGTCGTCTTTCTAATACGGGAGCATTCTTTGCTAACCTACTAAATATTAGACCTATTATTGCTTTAGTAGATGGTAAACTTGAGGGCGTTGCTAAAACCCGCGGAAAGAAAAAGGCAATGGAAAAAATGATAGAGCTTATTCCTCAAGATGCTTTTAGAATAAGTGTCGCTCATATATATGCATTGGATGAGGCACAAGCTGTAAAAGAGACTTTACAAGAAAAGTTTCCTAACGCAGTAGTTACTATTGATGATTTAGGTCCAGTTGTTGGAGCCCATTTAGGTCCAAAGGCATTAGGTCTCTGTTATCTTTATTAAAGATCATTTATAATAAAACCCTAAAAAAAATCTATTCAGTTTTCTTCAGCAATTTGAAGAAATTGAATAGATTTTTCCCTTGTTATAGGTTGTATTTCCACATCATCAGTAAATTTTATATCATAATTAATATTGTCACGCTGCATTAGCTCAAATAAAACAGTCCTATAATCTATATATCTTCTTAAATTCTGTGTATCCCCAATAACTCTAATTACATATGGCGGTGCAATTGGTGTTGCATTAACATTAATATGGTTTCCTGCTAAAACAATATCACTTCTATTAATGATTCTATGATTATTAATAGAAATAACCTCCGCCCCAAATACCTTAAGTTCATTAACAAGATTTAATAAATATCTTCTTTGTTCAACAATGTATGCAATATTATCATCGGTTGAACCTTCAATTGTTATAATGACTCCAGGGCCCTTTACATTTACATTTCCAGCTATTAATCTATATCCTCTTACTTGAGCCTTTAAATTCGATAGAATTAAGTTCTCTGAACTGCTCTCTTCCTCATATTCATCTACTTGCTGTCTTAGTTGAACTATTCGAGTACGCATGTCCTCATTTACTTTACGCAAATCTATTATTTCCTGATCTTGAATTCTATTTAAAGGTGACCCCGGTTCATCAGGTACATTAAAATCCTGCTCTAACTGTAGAACTAAGGCAACCCCAACAATTATAAAGGACAAAAGTATAATAATATGCATCCTTATATTATTCAACTTTATCACTTCCCCTAGTTAAAAATAAATTTATAATATTAATTCAATAATAAGCTCTAATATAAAATTAGTCAATGTAACAATATAACAGACTTTAAAAATTTGGAAGGTCCTAAGACCTTCCAAGATGAGTTAAAGATTTTTCAGCTTCTTCAATCATTTTCTTTACCATATGTCCACCAACATAACCAGCATAGGTTTGATTTTCTAGACCTAGTTCTTTGGCCATTTCATACTTAAAGGACATTAGTGCCTGTTTAGCTTCTGGTACTACTGGGTTTTTTCTAGTTGACATTTATATCACCTCAGTAGTATTCTAACTCGCAATTTTTTATTTATGTTGGAATATTATGTATTTATAACTTAACTAAACCTAATTTCTCTCTTACTTCCACCATAGTTCTCTCTGCTATTTCTCTCGCTCTTTCTGCTCCGCTTTTATATATTTTTTCTAAGTAATCACTATTATTCATGTACTCTTCATATTTTTGCTTAAACGGACTAATATAATCAACGATTAGTTCCCCAACGTCTGTTTTAAATGCTCCATACCCTTTGCCCTGGTATTTTGCTTCAACCTCTTCTAATGTAAGATTTCCTAGCTTTGAATATATAGTCATTAAATTTTTAATACCTGGTTGTTCATCCCTGAACACTACTTTATTTTCGTTATCAGTTACTGCCCTTTTAAATTTTTTAATTATAACATCATTAGGGTCTAGTAGATATATGGTACCGTTTACATCATCATCAGATTTAGACATTTTTTTAGTAGGCTCTTGTAAACTCATTATTCTAGCCCCTACTTTAGGTATGTATACTTCTGGAATTTCAAATATATCACCATAAACATTGTTTAATCTCAAAGCAATATCTCTAGTTAACTCTAAATGCTGTTTTTGATCTTCCCCAACCGGAACAAGATTTGTTTTATATAATAATATATCTGCTGCCATAAGTGCTGGGTATGTAAATAACCCTGCATTTATGTTATCCTTGTGTTTATCAGATTTTTCTTTAAACTGAGTCATACGATTTAGCTCACCCATATATGTATTACAGCTTAAAATCCAACTCAATTCAGCATGCTGAGGCACATGGGATTGAAAGAAGATGATATTTTTTTCAGGATCTAAACCACTAGCTAAATATTGTGCTAAGAAAGATAGATTGGCTTGCATAAAAGCTTTCGGGTCATGTCTTACTGTTAATGAATGTAAATCTACAATAGAGTATAGACAATTATAGTCTTTTTCTAAGGCCTTCCAATTTTGTATAGCTCCTATATAATTACCTAGAGTTAAACTCCCTGTTGGTTGAGCACCACTAAATATTACTTTTTGTTTTTCCATTTCTCTTCATCCTTCCCTATAGTCGTTCTTCTAATTCTTCAATGCGTTTTTCTAGTTCTCTTATTTTTTGAATAAGGTAGTCCTCATGTTGGATAGCTGGTTTATCTTTTCTGCTAAAATGGCGAAGTAACAGTACAGTTATTACAACTGGTACAGTTAATAAAGCCAAAACTAATATTAAATTAAACATTTGAAACAATATGGCTGACAATTAAGTCTCACATCCTTAAGTAAGATAATAAACATATTATAACATAACTTATACAAATTTTCTGGAAATATAATCTATTCAGCAACTAAATTTCTTTTTTATTAATATTTTATTTGATATAATTTGTATTAATAGAATTGTCTAATTTTAATATAATATGTATTTTTAAGTCTACTAAGGGGTGAATTTATGAAGGGAACAGTGGTTACAACTTGGCTAAACAGCTTAAAAGCAATTTATGGTAACGAAACTTTTGAAAAAGCATTACTAGCAGTAAACTGGGATAAAGATAGGATTATAACACCACTAGAGGATATTCCAGATAATGAAATTTTCAAAGTATTTGATTCTATTTCAAAAACAATTAATAAGCCAGTTAATCAAATTTGGCGAGAAGTCGGTAGGCAAAACATTAGTTCTTTTCAAAAATGGTTTCCATCATACTTTGAAAGATATAGCTTAAAAGGCTTTCTAATGATGATGGATGATGTACATAAACAATTGACTAAGATGGTTAAGGGCGCTAACCCTCCAGGCCTTATTGCAAAGGAAATTAACAATAAAGAAATAGAAATAAGATATGTTTCATCAAGAGGATTATTTGATTATTTTTATGGCCTATTAGAAGGCAGTGCTGCTTATTTTAACGAAAAGTTTGAATATAAGGTTATAGATTCTGGAAAAACAACTGACAACAAACATTATGCGGTAGTAAATATAAAGTTAGAAAAATCCCCGGATAAAATCGTAAATATCTCAACTTCATCAATCTTAGGCTTAGGGGTTATTGAAAGTATTCCTTTTAAAATAAGTTTTATACCTTCATTATTTTTGTTTGCAATGTTAATGTTAGTAGACAATCCATTAAATATTGGGTTTAAACTTGCAATACCAGTAAGCTCCTTTATTCTCACATATATTGTTGGTATGATAGCTACAAAACCTAATGATGTTGTAAAAGATGAAATAAATAAATTTAAATCTTTGGATTTGGGTAGCAAAACTACATTGACTACTAAAGACTCATATTCAGCTCTGCTTGATGTGTTAAATGAAGCAAAACACACTATAAAAACAGATTTTCTTTTCCTCAAGGGTGGAACTGATGATATGAGTAGTTTTGTTCACGAATTCTCATTAATAGCAAATAATATGAAGGAATTATCAGATTCCATTTCAGGTGTGGTACACGAAGTAGCCATGAGCGCAACTCATCAAGCAGAGGAAACAGAAAGATCTGTTGCTACACTTGATCAATATATAACTACATTGAATAAAATAGTTGAAGAAGAAACAGATAGTAAAAATCAACTAGAAAGTTCAATTGAAAATCTTGAAATGTCCTTTAGAGATGTACAGTCAGTAACTAAAATGATAAATGATGTAAAAAACAACTTTGCAAATGTTAATCGCCAAGGAAAAGACTTATCTTCTCAAGCATCTAAAATTATGCATATTAGCTCAACAGTAGAAGCCATTGCAGATCAAACTAACCTTCTAGCACTAAATGCTGCTATTGAAGCTGCTAGTGCCGGAGATGCAGGTAGAGGATTTACTGTTGTTGCTCAAGAAATTAGGAAACTAGCTGAAGATTCGAAAGATGCAGTAAGTGAAATAAATAAAAATCTTGTATTTTTCATTAAACAAATTGAAGGGTTTGTTAATGAAATTCAAACACAATATAATAACTTAGAAAGCAGTAATGC from Serpentinicella alkaliphila harbors:
- a CDS encoding DegV family protein, whose amino-acid sequence is MSNIQIITDSTSYINKSFVEDKGIVVVPLSVHFEGEIETEGFVGEYESFFNRLANAKDFPTTSQPSIGAFVQEYEKAIEENKEIIVITISSKLSGTFNSANSAAKIVDESKISVIDSESTASNLKAFVEIALNMIQKGHTRAEIVSKIEEQKKKSSICLTVDTLDYLQKGGRLSNTGAFFANLLNIRPIIALVDGKLEGVAKTRGKKKAMEKMIELIPQDAFRISVAHIYALDEAQAVKETLQEKFPNAVVTIDDLGPVVGAHLGPKALGLCYLY
- a CDS encoding DUF881 domain-containing protein, which codes for MHIIILLSFIIVGVALVLQLEQDFNVPDEPGSPLNRIQDQEIIDLRKVNEDMRTRIVQLRQQVDEYEEESSSENLILSNLKAQVRGYRLIAGNVNVKGPGVIITIEGSTDDNIAYIVEQRRYLLNLVNELKVFGAEVISINNHRIINRSDIVLAGNHINVNATPIAPPYVIRVIGDTQNLRRYIDYRTVLFELMQRDNINYDIKFTDDVEIQPITREKSIQFLQIAEEN
- a CDS encoding alpha/beta-type small acid-soluble spore protein, with the translated sequence MSTRKNPVVPEAKQALMSFKYEMAKELGLENQTYAGYVGGHMVKKMIEEAEKSLTHLGRS
- the trpS gene encoding tryptophan--tRNA ligase, which gives rise to MEKQKVIFSGAQPTGSLTLGNYIGAIQNWKALEKDYNCLYSIVDLHSLTVRHDPKAFMQANLSFLAQYLASGLDPEKNIIFFQSHVPQHAELSWILSCNTYMGELNRMTQFKEKSDKHKDNINAGLFTYPALMAADILLYKTNLVPVGEDQKQHLELTRDIALRLNNVYGDIFEIPEVYIPKVGARIMSLQEPTKKMSKSDDDVNGTIYLLDPNDVIIKKFKRAVTDNENKVVFRDEQPGIKNLMTIYSKLGNLTLEEVEAKYQGKGYGAFKTDVGELIVDYISPFKQKYEEYMNNSDYLEKIYKSGAERAREIAERTMVEVREKLGLVKL
- a CDS encoding heme NO-binding domain-containing protein — translated: MKGTVVTTWLNSLKAIYGNETFEKALLAVNWDKDRIITPLEDIPDNEIFKVFDSISKTINKPVNQIWREVGRQNISSFQKWFPSYFERYSLKGFLMMMDDVHKQLTKMVKGANPPGLIAKEINNKEIEIRYVSSRGLFDYFYGLLEGSAAYFNEKFEYKVIDSGKTTDNKHYAVVNIKLEKSPDKIVNISTSSILGLGVIESIPFKISFIPSLFLFAMLMLVDNPLNIGFKLAIPVSSFILTYIVGMIATKPNDVVKDEINKFKSLDLGSKTTLTTKDSYSALLDVLNEAKHTIKTDFLFLKGGTDDMSSFVHEFSLIANNMKELSDSISGVVHEVAMSATHQAEETERSVATLDQYITTLNKIVEEETDSKNQLESSIENLEMSFRDVQSVTKMINDVKNNFANVNRQGKDLSSQASKIMHISSTVEAIADQTNLLALNAAIEAASAGDAGRGFTVVAQEIRKLAEDSKDAVSEINKNLVFFIKQIEGFVNEIQTQYNNLESSNATLDKVTINNQNSTNQIVGVSNIIVKLIDQLSTETNKLTNVIENIHSLAAISEENSAASEEMSATVTQYSEKVKDLTDNVSMLETLTNNFRLELKKYKI